The genome window TCACTGTTTGTCTCTAAGGTATCAAGCTGCTTTGGTGACGTCATTGCCAAGTCCGAGGAGAACAATTAACACACAATGCAGAGTGCCAAAGCCTCTCTCTTGTTAATTTTTCCATTAATTAATCACCTGAAATGGCTGCATCTATTagaatattgaatattaatgctaaatatttattatattattgaatattgcacttttattgaaatatttcttcGACTCACagcattttatataatatatatataacagattttcaatttcgattttatagttatctataattatatattcacTATATTGGGCGTATCATCATAGTAAGTTCTTTAACATGGACGCCGCATATTAAATTAGAAGGGAGTCCAGTTCGTTCACTGTATACAAAagcaatacaaaatttattaaaaagatGTGTATATTAACTGTACACAAATCATCTAAAATATTTACCAAGTAGCGCAATCCTTGTACCACCAGccaaatttgtttaaagaaGCACAATTATCTTTATGCTTGTCATTGTCTCGATCGTATGTTGAAAATTTCATGTCTTCATATAGTTTAATGTCGCCTTTAGAGTACGCTTTAAAGAGTTTACCCAATTTCAACGCGTATCCACTGTTTTCATCAGATATTTGAAAATCGTCATAACGAGCGGTGTAAATGCTGCCATCTTTGGCAATCAAATACACATAAAGCTCGTGCCGTCGAGAACTCGTCATACGATGGATTTTCGGCAGTCCAAGGAAAAATTCGCTATCCAAGGAGCCGAATCCCTCGCGATAGGTAGCCCAATCTCTATTAAAATTCTCCTCTCCACCAAAAACTTGATGTCGAATGACTAACCAACTACCTTCAACTCTCGAGATATTGCTACATAGAACATCGGATAAACCAAAACAAGGAATGTTAATCGCATGAATGCCAGGATTACTTTCAAAAGGAGAACAATCTAATGGAATATTATTGTGCAATTctctatttaatttatcattttccGCTTCACATAACTGGTtatctttttctatatttagcAACTTTGCTTGACTCTCCTTGAATTGCAACTCAactgtttttttatattttgttacaTTTCGGATCTTTGCATTATATCTCGAAATACTTTTACCCTTtgtaagaaatattttattttggttgaTTTTCTCAACTTGACAatcttcatattttttaagaattttaagcttaaatttcttcaattcaataatttcttCATACTTCTCAACAAGGCTAGAATTtagttttttcatttcaacatTTAATCTATCTAACTCCGCGGATTTTCTCGCTAATTCGGTCTTGCATTTCTTATTGCTCTTAGTTAGACTATCTATTCTCTTTTGGAAATCGATTTGAGATCGCAATTCATTTATCAATGCCTCATTCATTTCTTGTTGAACTAACTTTTCTCTTAAATCCTTTATGATTTCatcttttgatttgttttcttgtAGCTCTTCGCTCACTTGACCCAAGTAATCTAGCATAGGCTTAACAACGGAGTAAGTATAACTGCGGCACTGTTGTTCCTTTTCTCGGTTCAGTTCACAAGTCTGGCAGAGATAAAGAATATTCACTTTTAGCACACACTTTACAAAGAGAGGAAATCTCTCTCACCTCGTCCATAAAAGCTTCAGCAGTAGAAAGTTTTTTGTAATAAGAGTATCAAAACAACAGTTTTTATAATTCGATTCATTTTGAGTTTGAGAACTGCACTCGATTCAGCGTAAAACGGAACTAAACGATGccgaattaaatttaaatttattgtgttAAATTCAAACTAGGCGAGACTAAAAAACTTATTTGTGTAGCCTACGAAGTGCAAGTCACAGCAAATATCAAAATGATTTGACATTAAGAATTGACCGAggctatttttaaaatcgagTGTGATAACCGATGGCATGCAAAGCATTATTTGGCAATCATATATAAAAGCAGTTTTAACTCTCCAAACTTCATCGAAAACTCTAACTAAAAATGTTGGGTGTATAATAACTACAGATCAGATTGAATTTCagatttcattcatttaaaatgtaacttaatttttatattgaaatgtaatatacaatgaaatattaaaaaaaaaaagtgaaagatAACTcctttttattcaatatttccAAAGAAAATCATAATAGTAACGGTTtctgaaaaatataatataagaatataaataatttataactaCAAATAATATGGGATCTTAAATTTCTGTGTAGAGAAGAAAGTCTAAATTGTAAGTGGTTATAATAAGTTATAATTTAGCGGACCAGTATCGAAGCCAGCAGCAATCACAATAACAAGCGacaatttaaagctagagccgagcgaattttggtacatacaatgctaacaatag of Drosophila nasuta strain 15112-1781.00 chromosome 3, ASM2355853v1, whole genome shotgun sequence contains these proteins:
- the LOC132792119 gene encoding angiopoietin-related protein 7-like — protein: MLDYLGQVSEELQENKSKDEIIKDLREKLVQQEMNEALINELRSQIDFQKRIDSLTKSNKKCKTELARKSAELDRLNVEMKKLNSSLVEKYEEIIELKKFKLKILKKYEDCQVEKINQNKIFLTKGKSISRYNAKIRNVTKYKKTVELQFKESQAKLLNIEKDNQLCEAENDKLNRELHNNIPLDCSPFESNPGIHAINIPCFGLSDVLCSNISRVEGSWLVIRHQVFGGEENFNRDWATYREGFGSLDSEFFLGLPKIHRMTSSRRHELYVYLIAKDGSIYTARYDDFQISDENSGYALKLGKLFKAYSKGDIKLYEDMKFSTYDRDNDKHKDNCASLNKFGWWYKDCATCERTGLPSNLICGVHVKELTMMIRPI